Sequence from the Anaeromusa acidaminophila DSM 3853 genome:
AAGCGTTTAAATCCGACAAGCTGGTTACGCGCTATGCTCCGAAAGCTGCCTATCAGCAGGAAAACACAAGAGAAAATAGTGGTCAATATGAAATGCTGCAAAAACTTGAGCTGAGATCCAGCGATTTTTTGCAGCTTAAAAACTATTGTGTGGAAAAGGGAATCGAATTTTTAGCAACACCTTTTGATGAAGATAGTTTGAATTTTCTGGTGGATTCTTGCGGACTTAAAATCATAAAAATATCCTCAGGCGACCTTACGAATGCTCCTTTCTTATTGCAAGCGGCCAAGACGGGACTGCCAATTATTTTATCGACAGGAATGGCTACTGTTGGCGAAATCGAAAAAGCGCTTGCAGTACTTGCGTATGGATATAGTTTGGGCATAGGGGCTGAAAAGTTTACCTGGGATGATGCTTATAATGCATACATTTCTGAGGATGGGCAACAGCTATTGCATCAGAGAGTGACTCTGCTTCATTGTACGACGGAATATCCGGCGCCAATGGAAGAGGTTAACTTGTTGGCCATGCAGGCAATGAAAAGCACTTTTGGATTGCCGGTAGGCTACTCGGATCATACGGAAGGGTTGGCTGTCTCAATTGGGGCGGTGGCTCTTGGAGCATGCATGCTTGAAAAGCATTTTACACTAGATAAACAAATGGCAGGTCCTGACCACAAGGCTTCGCTTGAACCGGCGGAGCTAAAGCAGTTAACACAAGAAATGCGAAATATGGAGTCGGCTTTAGGTAATGGTATTAAAGCGCCAGGACTTCACGAGCGAAAAAATCGATTGGCAGCCAGAAAAAGTCTGGTTGCTGGGCGGAAAATTTGTGAGGGTGAGATCTTTACCAAAGAGAACCTGACCATAAAACGGCCGGGAAATGGCGTGTCTCCTGAGCGGTATTGGGATTACCTTGGGACAAGAGCTTTAAAGGATTATACTGAGGATGAACTCGTATGAAGCAATTTGAAAAACCAGTTATTCTTTTAGGTGCTGGTGGACATGCAAAGGTGTTGGCAGATTTATTGCTTTCACAAGGCAAACAGATTATTGGAGTTACCGATGTTGACAAGAACCTATATGGTAAGAACGCATTTTTCGATATTCCGGTATTAGGTCCGGACGAAACAGTGTTGCAATATAATCCTGATTCGGTAGGCCTTGTAAATGCACTAGGCTCGATTCGAGCAACTAATACAAGAGAAAAGTTGTTTCAATGTTTTTATTCACAAGGATATTTATTTCCGAATTTGATTCATCCTACAGCATTTATGGGAAAAGATGTTCAGTTAGGTAGTGGAGTTCAGCTTATGGCTGGGGCATATTTGCAGACTGGCGTTAAAATCGCCGACAATGTTATTGTGAATACAGGAGCTCTGGTGGAGCATGACTGTGTGCTTGCAGCCCATGCGCATATTGCGTCAAGGGCGGTGTTGGCTGGCGGGGTTTTCGTTGGGGAACGATCTCATGTCGGTGCGGGAGCGGTTGTGATTCAAGGGGTGAATATTGGCAGGGATTGTACCATTGCTGCAGGGGCGGCGATCGTGAAAAATGTAGTAGATGCCTCGGTTGTCGCAGGTGTGCCTGGACGAGTGTTGCAATGCAATGAATAAAGATGCGAGGGGAGTCAAATGAAACATTGGCAAAGCGTCAAGCTACATCCGCAGGTAACGGTATTAGAGGCAATGCAGATAATTGATGCAAGTGCTCTGCAGATCGGACTTGTGGTTGACGAAAATGATCGGCTTTTAGGGACCGTAACCGATGGAGATGTCCGGCGGGCCATTTTGAAAGGAAGCGATTTAAGTAATCCCGTAGAAAAGGTAATGAATTCTAAGCCTGTCACGATTAGAATCGGTGAGGGGCGTGAACGTGTTTTGCGGATTATGCGCGAACGGATGCTGCGGCAACTGCCAGTTCTGGACGAAGAGTATCGTGTTATAGGCTTAGAACGGCTTGATGAGCTATTAAGTGTGCCATTGCATGATAATTGGGTTGTTTTGATGGCTGGCGGTTTAGGCAGTCGGCTGGGCGAATTGACGAAGGATTGTCCAAAGCCATTA
This genomic interval carries:
- the neuB gene encoding N-acetylneuraminate synthase, coding for MTQKRETYIIAEAGVNHNGCLQTAMKMVAAAADAGANAIKFQAFKSDKLVTRYAPKAAYQQENTRENSGQYEMLQKLELRSSDFLQLKNYCVEKGIEFLATPFDEDSLNFLVDSCGLKIIKISSGDLTNAPFLLQAAKTGLPIILSTGMATVGEIEKALAVLAYGYSLGIGAEKFTWDDAYNAYISEDGQQLLHQRVTLLHCTTEYPAPMEEVNLLAMQAMKSTFGLPVGYSDHTEGLAVSIGAVALGACMLEKHFTLDKQMAGPDHKASLEPAELKQLTQEMRNMESALGNGIKAPGLHERKNRLAARKSLVAGRKICEGEIFTKENLTIKRPGNGVSPERYWDYLGTRALKDYTEDELV
- a CDS encoding acetyltransferase; the protein is MKQFEKPVILLGAGGHAKVLADLLLSQGKQIIGVTDVDKNLYGKNAFFDIPVLGPDETVLQYNPDSVGLVNALGSIRATNTREKLFQCFYSQGYLFPNLIHPTAFMGKDVQLGSGVQLMAGAYLQTGVKIADNVIVNTGALVEHDCVLAAHAHIASRAVLAGGVFVGERSHVGAGAVVIQGVNIGRDCTIAAGAAIVKNVVDASVVAGVPGRVLQCNE